One Mycolicibacterium sarraceniae genomic window carries:
- a CDS encoding acyl-CoA dehydrogenase family protein: protein MTRALTGGVFGPLGGTGDFADLRRLAEDIGARSFHERIGHRTLPDEFDAAAWAHLQDAGLTRLTSDPESGGGPSELAAILRALARHAVTVPLAETDVLASWLAARAGLEVPDTGPLTIAIGPGGASTIGEVPYAATAAAVVVALRDGAALQVAIAHPTSIAGGHNLGGEPRDTIGLPPTTFVTVDGAAEELARRGAWARCVQALGALDAAVEFSVAHTREREQFGRPLSAFQAVQHTLASMAGEVERARAATELAVAAVADHGFESAQADYAVTVAKVVLGRVVPPVVTAAHQLHGAIGVTIEHQLWLATMRARSWIDEFGDTASHARRLGRLALAYDGDPWDFIVGSS from the coding sequence GTGACGCGCGCACTCACCGGTGGGGTATTCGGACCCCTAGGCGGCACAGGTGATTTCGCTGATCTGCGACGGCTCGCCGAGGATATCGGCGCACGGTCCTTCCACGAACGAATCGGTCACCGCACTCTGCCCGACGAGTTCGACGCCGCCGCGTGGGCTCATCTTCAGGACGCGGGGCTCACCCGATTGACCAGTGACCCCGAATCCGGCGGCGGACCAAGCGAATTGGCCGCGATCCTGCGGGCACTGGCGCGCCACGCCGTCACGGTGCCACTTGCTGAAACCGATGTGCTCGCGAGCTGGCTGGCCGCCAGGGCCGGTCTGGAGGTGCCGGACACCGGCCCCCTGACGATCGCGATCGGCCCGGGCGGGGCGAGCACCATCGGCGAGGTGCCTTATGCCGCAACCGCTGCCGCGGTCGTGGTCGCCCTGCGCGACGGCGCCGCACTCCAGGTCGCGATCGCCCACCCCACAAGCATCGCCGGCGGACACAACCTGGGCGGTGAACCGCGCGACACCATCGGTCTGCCTCCCACTACATTCGTGACCGTCGACGGCGCGGCCGAGGAGCTGGCGCGACGCGGAGCCTGGGCGCGCTGCGTGCAGGCTCTCGGTGCGCTGGATGCCGCGGTCGAGTTCTCGGTGGCCCACACCAGGGAGCGCGAGCAATTCGGTCGGCCGTTGAGCGCCTTCCAGGCCGTCCAGCACACGCTGGCGTCGATGGCCGGCGAGGTGGAGCGGGCCAGGGCCGCCACCGAGCTGGCCGTCGCCGCCGTCGCCGACCACGGATTCGAAAGCGCCCAAGCCGATTACGCGGTCACGGTGGCCAAGGTGGTCCTGGGCCGCGTCGTGCCGCCGGTCGTCACCGCCGCACATCAACTGCACGGTGCGATCGGGGTGACCATCGAACACCAGCTGTGGCTAGCGACTATGCGGGCTCGCAGCTGGATCGACGAGTTCGGCGACACCGCATCGCATGCCCGCCGGCTGGGGCGACTGGCCCTGGCCTACGATGGCGACCCGTGGGATTTCATCGTCGGTAGCTCCTGA
- a CDS encoding acyl-CoA dehydrogenase family protein — protein MNADFATLCANEPELATLRASLRAFLFADRDEFGWQPTVDAWLSSWDEGFSARLGDAGFLGMTIPGEYGGQGRSHLHRYVVTEELLVAGAPVAAHWIADRQVAPGLLAYGSEEQRQRLLPRIAAGRCFSSIGMSEPQAGSDLAASSAKATKTAGGWLLSGTKVWTSGAHLAHQIVVLARTGPVDPQRRHAGFSQFIVPTHSPGTTISPIVMMSGEHHFNEVSFDEVFVDDATVLGEIGAGWHQVTAELSFERSGPERILSTAPVLTALVRLLAAQDDLDDHAAAAVGDLLARVISLRQLSVSVARALAAGQAPVNEAALVKDLGTRFEQESVELAADLFSYATQVPGREPVAALLDIARLHSPLFTLRGGTNEVLRGVVARGMGLR, from the coding sequence ATGAATGCCGACTTCGCGACACTATGCGCGAACGAACCCGAGCTGGCCACCCTGCGCGCCTCACTACGCGCGTTCCTGTTTGCCGATCGTGACGAATTCGGTTGGCAGCCAACCGTCGACGCGTGGTTGTCGAGCTGGGACGAGGGGTTCAGCGCCCGGCTGGGTGACGCCGGATTCCTCGGCATGACCATCCCTGGCGAGTACGGCGGGCAAGGGCGCAGCCATCTGCACCGCTACGTAGTCACCGAGGAGCTGCTGGTCGCGGGCGCGCCGGTGGCCGCGCACTGGATCGCCGACCGTCAAGTCGCCCCCGGGCTGCTGGCCTACGGATCTGAAGAACAACGACAACGGCTACTCCCCAGAATTGCTGCGGGACGGTGCTTCTCGTCGATTGGCATGAGCGAGCCGCAGGCCGGTTCTGACCTCGCCGCGTCTTCCGCCAAGGCCACCAAGACCGCCGGCGGCTGGCTGTTGTCGGGCACCAAGGTGTGGACCAGCGGGGCGCATCTGGCCCATCAGATCGTGGTGCTGGCCCGGACCGGTCCAGTGGACCCGCAGCGACGACATGCCGGGTTCAGCCAATTCATCGTGCCCACCCACTCTCCGGGAACGACTATCAGCCCCATCGTGATGATGTCCGGCGAACATCACTTCAACGAGGTGAGCTTCGACGAGGTCTTCGTCGACGACGCCACTGTGCTGGGGGAGATCGGTGCGGGCTGGCACCAGGTCACCGCTGAGTTGTCGTTCGAACGTAGCGGCCCCGAACGCATCCTGAGCACCGCACCCGTGCTGACCGCGCTGGTGCGGTTACTAGCCGCCCAGGACGATCTCGACGACCACGCCGCCGCGGCCGTCGGCGACCTGTTAGCCAGGGTCATCTCGCTGCGGCAGCTTTCGGTGTCGGTGGCCAGGGCGTTGGCCGCCGGGCAGGCGCCGGTCAATGAGGCGGCATTGGTGAAAGATCTGGGCACCCGCTTCGAGCAGGAATCTGTGGAGCTCGCCGCCGACCTGTTCTCCTACGCCACCCAGGTGCCGGGCCGGGAGCCAGTGGCCGCGCTGCTTGATATCGCGCGGCTGCATTCGCCGCTGTTCACGCTGCGCGGCGGCACCAACGAGGTGTTGCGCGGTGTGGTGGCACGGGGAATGGGGTTGAGGTGA
- a CDS encoding PaaI family thioesterase, with product MTFIDQPAGRQDPETPESVITRFGIETLDENFSEFTVVASMPAGHLVNPFTGMPTVGPLAILVDDVGGRANFYRRGSGQWTVSSELTVELSPDGIDSLQAAPAEPVVASSRPLGPHGATLLAICTLSHRGSTIGGGTVRTVAIAGGPDGPIQRGPDTLVRTPQITLADLMSAQPLEPEAGTYRLAQGPDSIINNLIGIVHGGVSSAGLELVASAAINHEQTEPLRTASIRVNFLRPFLAGSQSRYEGTALRIGKNSAIGDAQAVGDDGKVAILARITGYR from the coding sequence GTGACGTTCATCGACCAACCGGCTGGGCGGCAAGACCCGGAGACGCCGGAAAGTGTGATCACCCGCTTCGGCATCGAGACCCTCGATGAGAACTTCAGCGAGTTCACCGTGGTCGCCTCGATGCCGGCGGGCCACCTGGTCAACCCGTTCACGGGGATGCCGACGGTCGGGCCGCTGGCCATCCTGGTCGACGATGTCGGCGGCCGAGCGAACTTCTACCGCCGTGGGTCGGGGCAGTGGACGGTGTCCAGCGAGCTGACCGTCGAGCTCAGCCCCGATGGGATCGACAGCCTGCAGGCCGCCCCCGCCGAGCCGGTGGTGGCCAGCAGCCGCCCGCTGGGTCCGCACGGTGCGACGCTGTTGGCCATCTGCACTCTCAGCCACCGCGGGAGCACGATCGGGGGCGGCACCGTGCGAACGGTCGCGATCGCCGGCGGTCCTGATGGTCCGATCCAGCGCGGGCCGGATACCTTGGTGCGCACACCGCAGATTACGCTGGCCGATCTGATGTCTGCCCAGCCGCTGGAGCCCGAGGCCGGGACGTACCGGCTGGCCCAGGGCCCGGATTCGATCATCAACAACCTGATCGGCATCGTGCACGGTGGGGTCAGCAGCGCGGGGCTGGAACTCGTGGCCTCTGCCGCCATCAATCACGAGCAGACCGAACCACTGCGCACCGCGTCGATCAGAGTCAACTTCCTGCGCCCGTTCTTGGCCGGTAGCCAATCCCGTTACGAGGGAACGGCGTTGCGAATCGGCAAGAACTCCGCGATCGGCGACGCCCAGGCGGTCGGAGACGACGGCAAGGTGGCGATCCTCGCGCGCATTACGGGATACCGATGA
- a CDS encoding TetR/AcrR family transcriptional regulator, giving the protein MTQTPPTGTARKARGSTRTNMLVSAAEVLRERGAAGVTIDEVLARSGAPRGSVYHHFPEGRSQILREALDYAGYEISASLEEAAKESTFVLLRRYVQLWENALLTSDYTAGCPVLAAAVGSGEDEHQLTSVAGEIFSRWREATKECYLRDGFEPAEASALADTTLAAMEGAVVLCRSVRSLQPLHDVTAQLEFLIKAKEFVTTFGVPTPNA; this is encoded by the coding sequence ATGACCCAGACTCCGCCAACCGGTACCGCCCGTAAAGCCCGCGGCTCCACCCGCACCAACATGCTGGTGAGCGCCGCTGAGGTGCTGCGCGAACGCGGGGCGGCCGGAGTGACCATCGACGAGGTGCTCGCCCGCAGCGGCGCGCCGCGCGGCTCGGTCTATCACCACTTCCCCGAGGGCCGCAGCCAGATCCTGCGCGAAGCCCTCGACTACGCCGGCTACGAGATCAGCGCCAGCCTTGAGGAAGCGGCCAAGGAGAGCACCTTCGTACTGCTGCGCCGCTACGTCCAACTCTGGGAAAACGCCCTCCTGACAAGCGATTACACCGCCGGGTGCCCGGTTCTGGCCGCTGCGGTCGGTTCCGGTGAGGACGAACACCAGCTGACCTCGGTCGCGGGCGAGATCTTCAGCCGCTGGCGGGAGGCCACCAAGGAGTGCTACCTGCGCGACGGCTTCGAACCCGCCGAGGCCAGCGCACTGGCGGACACCACCCTGGCCGCAATGGAGGGTGCGGTTGTGCTGTGCCGCTCGGTGCGCAGCCTGCAACCCCTGCATGACGTCACCGCCCAGCTGGAGTTCCTGATCAAGGCAAAGGAATTTGTGACCACGTTCGGTGTGCCGACGCCCAACGCCTGA
- a CDS encoding acyl-CoA dehydrogenase, with product MSHYKHNIRDLEFNLFELLDLGKALDGYPDLDGDSVREMLAEAARLAEGPVAESFAETDRHPPTFDPATHVVTLPEPFQKSMRAWQQGEWFRIGLAEEVGGVPAPAMVAWAIDELVLGANPAVFMYMAGPIMANVLFHIGNEQQKQWAPLAAERNWCATMVLTEPDAGSDVGAGRTKAVDNGDGTWHIEGVKRFITNGDAGDYFENILHLVLARPEGAGSGTKGLSLFLVPKFLLDPQTGEPGDRNGVYVTNLEHKMGLKASATTELSLGLHGKPAIGYLVGDVHNGIAQMFKVIEYARMFVGTKAIATLSTGYLNALEYAKTRVQGADLTQMTDKTAPRVTIIHHPDVRRALMTQKAYAEGLRALYLFTAAHQDPAVAQAVSGADASMAERVNDLLLPIVKGVGSERAYQCLTESLQTFGGSGFLQDYPIEQYIRDAKIDSLYEGTTAIQAQDFFFRKIARDQGGALAHVVAQIEKFIDCPDPRPELASSRTLLAGALDNLRAIVTTMTGYLLGAQDNARELYRVGLESVGFLLAVGDVLIAWFLLRQAEIALQALDGDPDPRDEGFYRGKVAVANFFAANMLPRLDAERKIAESIDLAIMDLSEAAF from the coding sequence ATGAGCCATTACAAGCACAACATTCGCGATCTTGAGTTCAACCTCTTCGAGCTGCTGGATCTGGGGAAGGCTCTCGATGGCTATCCCGACCTCGACGGGGACTCGGTGCGCGAGATGCTGGCCGAGGCGGCCCGCCTGGCCGAGGGGCCGGTCGCCGAATCGTTCGCCGAGACCGACCGGCATCCGCCGACATTCGATCCCGCCACGCACGTGGTGACGCTTCCCGAGCCGTTCCAGAAGTCGATGAGGGCCTGGCAGCAGGGGGAGTGGTTCCGCATCGGGCTCGCCGAGGAGGTCGGTGGCGTCCCGGCCCCGGCGATGGTCGCCTGGGCGATCGACGAGCTGGTGCTGGGCGCCAACCCGGCGGTGTTCATGTACATGGCCGGCCCGATCATGGCCAATGTCTTGTTCCACATCGGCAACGAGCAGCAGAAGCAATGGGCGCCGCTGGCCGCCGAACGCAACTGGTGCGCCACCATGGTGCTCACCGAACCGGACGCCGGCTCCGACGTTGGCGCCGGGCGCACCAAAGCGGTGGACAACGGCGACGGCACCTGGCACATCGAGGGCGTCAAACGGTTCATCACCAACGGTGACGCCGGCGACTACTTCGAGAACATCCTGCATCTCGTGTTGGCCCGGCCCGAGGGTGCCGGATCCGGTACGAAGGGCCTGAGTCTGTTCCTGGTCCCGAAGTTCCTGCTCGATCCGCAGACCGGTGAGCCGGGCGACCGCAACGGCGTCTACGTCACCAACCTCGAGCACAAGATGGGACTGAAGGCCTCGGCGACCACCGAGCTCAGCCTGGGGTTGCACGGAAAACCCGCGATCGGTTATCTGGTGGGTGATGTCCACAACGGCATCGCGCAGATGTTCAAGGTCATCGAGTATGCGCGGATGTTCGTGGGCACCAAGGCAATTGCCACGCTGTCGACCGGTTACCTCAACGCACTCGAGTACGCCAAGACCCGGGTGCAGGGTGCCGATCTGACGCAGATGACCGACAAGACGGCGCCACGGGTGACGATCATCCACCACCCCGACGTGCGGCGTGCGCTGATGACCCAGAAGGCCTACGCCGAAGGGCTGCGCGCGCTCTACCTTTTCACCGCGGCACATCAGGATCCCGCAGTGGCGCAGGCGGTTTCAGGGGCCGACGCGTCGATGGCCGAACGGGTCAACGACCTGCTGCTGCCGATCGTGAAGGGAGTCGGCTCCGAGCGTGCCTACCAGTGCCTGACCGAGTCGCTGCAGACGTTCGGCGGGTCGGGCTTCCTGCAGGACTACCCGATCGAGCAGTATATCCGCGACGCGAAGATCGATTCACTTTACGAGGGCACCACCGCGATCCAGGCCCAGGACTTCTTCTTCCGCAAGATCGCCCGCGACCAGGGTGGGGCGCTGGCGCACGTCGTCGCCCAGATCGAGAAGTTCATCGACTGCCCCGACCCCCGGCCTGAACTGGCGTCCAGTCGCACGTTACTGGCCGGCGCGTTGGACAATCTGCGCGCGATCGTCACCACGATGACCGGTTACCTGCTGGGGGCGCAGGACAACGCCCGTGAGCTCTATCGGGTGGGACTGGAATCGGTCGGGTTCCTGCTCGCCGTCGGTGATGTGCTGATCGCCTGGTTCCTGTTGCGCCAGGCCGAGATTGCGCTACAGGCGCTCGACGGCGATCCTGATCCGCGAGACGAGGGGTTTTACCGTGGCAAGGTGGCGGTGGCCAACTTCTTCGCCGCGAACATGCTGCCTCGGCTGGACGCCGAGCGCAAGATCGCGGAGTCGATCGACTTGGCGATCATGGACCTGAGCGAAGCGGCGTTCTAG
- a CDS encoding MaoC family dehydratase: MKVITSIDDAASAVGQELGVSEWLQIDQKRINDFADATGDHQWIHVDVERAKAESPYGTPIAHGFLTLSLIPALSKDNFRLENAKLAVNYGLNKVRFVAAVPVDSRVRVRSALASADKVDDSTVNLTVQHTIEIDGVDKPAAVAQMIVRAIY; this comes from the coding sequence ATGAAGGTGATCACGTCTATCGACGATGCGGCGTCCGCGGTCGGTCAGGAACTCGGCGTCAGCGAGTGGCTGCAGATCGACCAGAAGCGCATCAACGACTTCGCCGATGCGACCGGCGACCATCAGTGGATCCACGTCGATGTCGAACGGGCCAAGGCTGAAAGTCCTTATGGCACACCGATTGCGCATGGCTTCCTGACACTGTCGCTGATTCCGGCGCTGTCCAAGGACAATTTCCGCCTCGAGAACGCGAAGCTCGCCGTCAACTACGGGCTCAACAAGGTCCGGTTCGTGGCCGCCGTGCCGGTGGACAGCAGGGTGCGGGTGCGCTCCGCGCTGGCCAGCGCCGACAAGGTCGACGACAGCACGGTCAACCTGACCGTGCAGCACACCATCGAGATCGACGGTGTCGACAAGCCCGCAGCCGTGGCCCAGATGATCGTCCGCGCGATCTACTAG
- a CDS encoding aldehyde dehydrogenase, with product MTQSTAFKTEWDKLFIGGKWVEPSTAEVIEVHSPATGELVGKVPLAAKADVDAACAAARKAFDEGPWPQLSPAERGEILSRAVKILEERAEEFKFLLAAETGQPPTIVDMMQYGAAMSSFQYFAGAADKFTWRDFRDGVYGTTMVLREPIGVVAAVTAWNVPFFLAANKLGPALLAGCTIVVKPAAETPLSLFAMADVFAEAGLPEGVLSVVPGGPETGRALTANPEIDKFTFTGSSAVGKEIAKIAAEKLKPCTLELGGKSAAIILEDADLDSTLPMLVFSGLMNCGQACVGQTRILAPRSRYDEVVEKLSAAVAAMPIGLPDNAGAMIGPLISERQRERVEGYIKKGVEEGARIVTGGSRPEGLDNGWFVEPTVFADVDNSMTIAQEEIFGPVLAVIAYDTEEDAVRIANDSVYGLAGSVYTTDNDKAMKIAAQIRTGTYAVNMYAFDPGAPFGGYKNSGIGRENGPEGIEQYTQAKSVLLPFGYTPE from the coding sequence ATGACACAGAGCACAGCCTTCAAGACCGAGTGGGACAAGTTGTTCATCGGCGGCAAGTGGGTCGAGCCGTCCACCGCTGAGGTCATCGAAGTGCATTCCCCGGCCACCGGCGAACTGGTGGGCAAGGTACCGCTGGCCGCCAAGGCCGACGTCGACGCCGCCTGCGCCGCCGCCCGTAAGGCCTTCGACGAGGGCCCCTGGCCGCAACTGTCGCCCGCGGAGCGCGGCGAGATCCTGAGCCGGGCCGTCAAGATCCTGGAAGAGCGGGCCGAGGAGTTCAAGTTCCTGTTGGCCGCCGAGACCGGACAGCCTCCGACGATCGTCGACATGATGCAGTACGGCGCGGCGATGTCGTCGTTCCAGTACTTCGCGGGTGCCGCCGACAAGTTCACCTGGCGCGACTTCCGTGACGGGGTCTACGGCACCACCATGGTGCTGCGCGAGCCGATCGGTGTCGTGGCCGCCGTCACGGCGTGGAACGTGCCGTTCTTCCTGGCCGCCAACAAGCTCGGCCCGGCGTTGCTGGCCGGGTGCACGATCGTCGTGAAGCCCGCAGCCGAAACCCCCTTGTCGCTGTTCGCGATGGCCGACGTCTTCGCCGAGGCCGGGCTGCCCGAGGGTGTGCTGTCGGTGGTTCCCGGCGGCCCGGAGACCGGCCGCGCGCTGACCGCCAACCCCGAGATCGACAAGTTCACGTTCACCGGGTCCAGCGCGGTCGGCAAGGAGATCGCCAAGATCGCCGCCGAGAAGCTCAAGCCGTGCACGCTGGAACTCGGCGGCAAGTCTGCGGCCATCATCCTCGAGGATGCCGACCTGGACTCGACGCTGCCGATGCTGGTGTTCTCCGGCCTGATGAACTGTGGTCAGGCCTGCGTCGGGCAGACCCGGATCCTGGCGCCTCGCTCGCGCTACGACGAGGTCGTCGAAAAGCTCTCTGCGGCCGTCGCCGCGATGCCGATCGGACTGCCCGACAATGCGGGCGCCATGATCGGCCCGCTGATCTCGGAGCGCCAGCGTGAGCGCGTCGAGGGCTACATCAAGAAGGGCGTCGAGGAAGGCGCTCGGATCGTCACCGGCGGCAGCCGTCCCGAGGGTCTGGACAACGGCTGGTTCGTGGAGCCGACGGTGTTCGCCGACGTCGACAACTCGATGACCATCGCGCAGGAAGAGATCTTCGGCCCGGTGCTGGCGGTGATTGCCTACGACACCGAAGAGGATGCCGTGCGGATCGCCAACGACTCCGTCTACGGACTGGCCGGGTCGGTGTACACCACCGACAACGACAAGGCCATGAAGATCGCCGCCCAGATCCGCACCGGCACCTATGCGGTCAACATGTACGCCTTCGATCCGGGTGCGCCATTCGGTGGCTATAAGAACTCCGGTATCGGCCGCGAGAACGGGCCCGAGGGTATCGAGCAGTACACCCAGGCCAAGAGCGTGCTGCTGCCGTTCGGGTACACCCCCGAATAA
- a CDS encoding class I SAM-dependent methyltransferase: MAVTDLFAQRATLGRSVRLLAEFRHEQPDPARFYGALAADTAGMVTDLWQATHADNPSGQTLVDVGGGPGYFATAFTDAGWHYIGVEPDPSEMHAAEQTRRAGPGTFVRASGMALPFADGSVDVCLSSNVAEHVPQPWQLGAEMLRVTRPGGLAILSYTVWLGPFGGHEMGLTHYLGGARAAARYTRKHGRPPKNNYGSSLFAVSAADGLNWAAGTGALVAAFPRYHPRWAWWLTSAPRIREFLVSNLVLVLRPPIPQK; the protein is encoded by the coding sequence ATGGCCGTCACCGACCTGTTCGCCCAGCGCGCGACGCTGGGCCGTTCGGTGCGGCTGCTGGCCGAATTCCGCCACGAGCAGCCCGACCCGGCCCGCTTCTACGGCGCACTGGCCGCCGACACCGCCGGCATGGTCACCGACCTCTGGCAGGCCACCCATGCCGACAACCCTTCCGGGCAGACCCTTGTCGACGTCGGCGGCGGCCCGGGCTACTTCGCCACGGCGTTCACCGATGCGGGCTGGCACTACATCGGTGTCGAACCGGATCCCAGTGAGATGCACGCCGCCGAGCAGACCCGCCGGGCTGGACCCGGCACGTTCGTCCGGGCATCCGGGATGGCTCTGCCGTTCGCCGACGGCAGCGTCGACGTGTGCCTGTCCTCGAACGTCGCCGAGCATGTCCCCCAACCGTGGCAGCTCGGGGCAGAGATGCTGCGCGTGACCCGTCCCGGCGGGCTCGCGATCCTGTCGTACACCGTCTGGCTCGGTCCGTTCGGTGGGCATGAAATGGGCCTGACGCACTACTTGGGCGGTGCCCGCGCGGCCGCCCGCTACACGCGCAAGCACGGCCGGCCGCCGAAGAACAACTACGGGTCGTCGCTTTTCGCCGTCTCCGCGGCCGACGGCCTGAACTGGGCGGCCGGCACAGGAGCGCTGGTGGCGGCATTCCCGCGTTACCACCCACGATGGGCGTGGTGGCTGACGTCGGCACCACGAATACGAGAGTTCTTGGTGAGCAATCTGGTGCTGGTGCTGCGACCACCGATTCCGCAGAAATGA
- a CDS encoding glycosyltransferase family 4 protein produces the protein MMSTPVRSVLLLCWRDTGHPQGGGSETYVQRIGTLLAEAGIDVTLRTARYAGAPRREVVDGVTISRGGGPYSVYIWAGLAMVAARLRLGPLRRARPDVVIDTQNGVPFLARLAFGRRVAVLVHHCHREQWPVAGRFVGRLGWLVESWLSPRMHRRNQYVTVSLPSARDLSDLGVDAAQIAVVRNGLDEAPADTLTAQRSATPRVVVLSRLVPHKQIEDALDAVAALRPRVADLHLDVVGGGWWHDRLVERAHRLGIADAVTFHGHVDERTKHAVVQRSWVHVLPSRKEGWGLAVIEAAQHGVPTIGYRSSGGLTDSVIDGVTGVLVDDHDDLIDRLEHLLAEHVLRDELGAKAKARSRDFSWQQSADAMRNVLESVHAGTRVCGVI, from the coding sequence ATGATGTCCACACCCGTCCGCTCCGTCCTGCTGTTGTGCTGGCGGGACACCGGCCACCCGCAGGGTGGCGGCAGCGAAACCTATGTCCAGCGCATCGGCACGCTGCTGGCCGAGGCCGGTATCGACGTCACCCTGCGCACCGCCCGGTACGCCGGCGCCCCCCGCCGCGAGGTCGTCGACGGCGTCACCATCAGCCGCGGCGGCGGGCCCTACAGCGTCTACATCTGGGCCGGCCTGGCGATGGTCGCCGCCCGCCTGCGGCTCGGCCCGCTGCGGCGGGCGCGTCCCGACGTCGTCATCGACACCCAGAACGGAGTGCCGTTTCTGGCCCGGCTCGCGTTCGGCCGACGCGTGGCGGTCCTGGTGCATCACTGCCACCGCGAGCAGTGGCCGGTGGCCGGCCGCTTCGTGGGCCGGCTGGGCTGGCTGGTCGAATCGTGGCTGTCGCCGCGCATGCACCGGCGCAACCAGTACGTCACCGTCTCCCTGCCCTCGGCCCGCGATCTTTCCGACCTCGGGGTCGACGCGGCGCAGATCGCCGTGGTGCGCAACGGCCTCGACGAGGCGCCTGCCGACACTCTCACCGCCCAACGGTCGGCGACGCCCCGTGTCGTCGTGTTGTCGAGGCTGGTGCCGCACAAGCAGATTGAGGACGCACTTGATGCGGTGGCCGCACTTCGGCCCCGGGTCGCCGATCTGCACCTGGACGTCGTCGGCGGCGGCTGGTGGCATGACCGGCTCGTGGAGCGTGCACACCGGCTCGGTATCGCCGATGCGGTCACCTTCCACGGTCACGTCGATGAACGCACCAAACACGCTGTCGTGCAACGATCCTGGGTGCACGTGCTGCCGTCGCGCAAGGAAGGCTGGGGCCTGGCCGTCATCGAGGCCGCCCAGCACGGCGTGCCGACCATCGGCTACCGCTCGTCAGGGGGACTCACCGACTCCGTCATCGACGGCGTGACCGGTGTGCTGGTCGACGACCACGATGACTTGATCGATCGTCTCGAACACCTGCTGGCCGAACATGTCCTGCGCGACGAGCTCGGCGCCAAGGCCAAGGCGCGCAGCCGGGACTTCTCCTGGCAGCAGAGCGCCGACGCGATGCGCAACGTGTTGGAGTCGGTGCACGCCGGTACCCGCGTCTGCGGGGTGATCTAA